Proteins encoded in a region of the Streptomyces sp. NBC_01471 genome:
- a CDS encoding phage tail protein gives MAFTATLKKASDSLRGFKTNLDQASRSASGLKQSAQSSNSGITSIKSSSQQSAKELKSLQLAADKAEKSVTKAGKSGQTGGTGIGKFQTGAAKADKGMQGLNKSMKGNLIGVLMALLAPLIAKVVDMAMQSKTMQKILNTAFSVIKSVITSVMKAVGPIMQAAGALMKKVWNGIKTAVSVVVKAVATVIKTYFNLWKSIITTAMNAVKKVVTTVWNGIKSVISPVVNWIKGVVPAAFTTVRSKLSSAWNGLKSIAGNAFGAIKGAVTGPINAVIGLINSAIGKLNGIRVSVPGWVPLVGGKSFGIHLPTIPRLAQGGIVQPRNGGVHTIVAEAGEAEAVLPLSKLSRLLGHTTRAGQTGTGATATDGGFYIEQYYEATSSNLQDTASALLFLSKARG, from the coding sequence ATGGCGTTCACAGCCACACTCAAGAAGGCATCCGACAGTCTCCGCGGCTTCAAGACCAACCTCGATCAGGCCAGCCGGTCGGCAAGCGGCCTGAAGCAGAGCGCGCAGAGCAGCAACAGCGGTATCACCAGCATCAAGTCCTCATCCCAGCAGTCCGCCAAGGAGCTGAAGTCGCTTCAACTGGCCGCCGACAAGGCGGAGAAGTCCGTCACCAAGGCCGGCAAGTCCGGGCAGACCGGCGGGACCGGCATCGGCAAGTTCCAGACCGGCGCGGCCAAGGCCGACAAGGGCATGCAGGGGCTCAACAAGTCGATGAAGGGAAACCTCATCGGCGTCCTCATGGCGCTGCTGGCGCCGCTCATCGCCAAGGTCGTGGACATGGCGATGCAGTCCAAGACCATGCAGAAGATCCTCAACACCGCCTTCAGCGTCATCAAAAGCGTCATCACCAGCGTAATGAAGGCCGTCGGCCCGATCATGCAGGCCGCCGGTGCGCTGATGAAGAAGGTGTGGAACGGGATCAAGACGGCCGTCTCCGTGGTCGTCAAGGCCGTCGCAACGGTCATCAAGACCTATTTCAACCTCTGGAAGTCCATCATCACCACGGCCATGAACGCCGTGAAGAAGGTCGTCACCACCGTTTGGAACGGCATCAAGTCCGTCATCTCGCCGGTGGTCAACTGGATCAAGGGCGTCGTGCCGGCAGCCTTCACCACCGTCAGGAGCAAGCTGTCCAGCGCCTGGAACGGCCTGAAGTCCATCGCCGGCAACGCGTTCGGCGCCATCAAGGGAGCCGTCACCGGCCCGATCAACGCCGTCATCGGTCTGATCAACTCGGCGATCGGCAAACTCAACGGCATCCGGGTCTCCGTACCGGGCTGGGTGCCGCTCGTCGGCGGAAAATCCTTCGGCATCCATCTGCCGACCATCCCCCGGCTCGCCCAGGGCGGCATCGTTCAGCCGCGGAACGGCGGGGTGCACACCATCGTCGCCGAGGCCGGTGAGGCCGAAGCCGTCCTGCCGCTCTCCAAGCTGAGCCGACTGCTCGGTCACACCACGCGCGCCGGCCAGACCGGCACCGGGGCCACCGCCACCGACGGCGGTTTCTACATCGAGCAGTACTACGAGGCGACCAGCAGCAACCTCCAGGACACCGCCTCCGCCCTGCTGTTCCTGTCCAAGGCCCGGGGATGA
- a CDS encoding DUF3592 domain-containing protein, which yields MFIVVGVIFFISLVVLLGSGIPFLAQAPLRKRGVVVDSTVVRRSVPRDGKIDVEYMYITQERERHTIWQRGCSQYPQGGERVIYDPQNPKRADFAIFMSRNPRKKIVFLAIMASVTVVALVLLCIGLVI from the coding sequence GTGTTTATTGTTGTCGGCGTAATATTCTTCATTTCTCTTGTGGTGCTTCTGGGTTCTGGAATTCCTTTTCTTGCGCAGGCTCCTCTGCGGAAAAGAGGAGTGGTTGTTGATTCGACGGTGGTACGCCGATCCGTTCCACGAGACGGAAAGATCGACGTGGAATACATGTACATCACCCAGGAGCGGGAGCGGCACACTATTTGGCAGCGCGGCTGCTCTCAGTACCCGCAGGGGGGTGAGCGAGTCATTTACGATCCGCAGAATCCCAAGCGAGCCGATTTTGCGATCTTCATGTCCCGGAACCCCAGGAAAAAGATTGTTTTCCTGGCGATTATGGCGTCGGTGACGGTTGTCGCGCTCGTGCTGCTCTGTATTGGCTTGGTGATCTGA
- a CDS encoding phage tail protein: MADTVSTLPPVNALSDDSTPGSLITLDGQIQWGGLLMGTGTPYPVDRTGITGWDDLPELDLGDVLRPDQHGAWPGDRWAQPRLIGATVWLAPPAGTDPLATARAFRSATGPDGQERWLAVRLLGETLAVRARVSRRVVPQDRSYALQGFAKVSLQWTATDPRRYGTVLHDAVTGLPVGESGLTWDDTAGSGLRWPLDWGAAGAAGSITAVNGGGASVRPVVEFRGPVERPSLTRLSDGRQLQYDLALGAGDVLTVDTETGTVLLNDTASRIYTATPDSSPEQLFQLEPGTTDLAFRSDDTTPSPGASVTVRWRDGHW, encoded by the coding sequence ATGGCCGATACCGTCTCCACCCTCCCGCCCGTCAACGCCCTCTCCGACGACTCCACTCCCGGCTCCCTGATCACCCTCGACGGCCAGATCCAGTGGGGCGGGCTCCTCATGGGCACCGGTACGCCCTACCCGGTGGACCGCACCGGCATCACCGGCTGGGACGACCTGCCCGAGCTGGACCTCGGCGACGTGCTCAGGCCCGACCAGCACGGCGCCTGGCCCGGCGACCGCTGGGCCCAGCCCCGGCTGATCGGCGCGACCGTCTGGCTGGCCCCACCGGCGGGCACCGACCCGCTCGCCACCGCCAGGGCGTTCCGCTCCGCGACCGGCCCCGACGGCCAGGAACGCTGGCTCGCCGTCCGGCTGCTGGGCGAGACCCTGGCGGTCCGCGCCCGGGTCAGCCGCAGGGTCGTCCCGCAGGACCGCTCGTACGCCCTCCAGGGGTTCGCCAAGGTCAGCCTCCAGTGGACGGCGACCGACCCGCGCCGCTACGGCACCGTGCTGCACGACGCGGTCACCGGGCTGCCCGTCGGCGAGTCCGGTCTGACCTGGGACGACACCGCGGGCTCCGGCCTGCGATGGCCCTTGGACTGGGGCGCGGCCGGCGCGGCCGGATCGATCACCGCGGTCAACGGGGGCGGCGCCTCCGTACGGCCCGTCGTGGAGTTCCGCGGCCCCGTGGAGCGGCCGTCGCTGACCCGGCTCTCCGACGGGCGCCAGCTCCAGTACGACCTGGCGCTCGGTGCCGGGGACGTCCTCACGGTGGACACCGAGACGGGCACGGTGCTGCTCAACGACACCGCGTCCCGTATCTACACCGCCACCCCCGACTCCTCACCCGAGCAGCTGTTCCAGCTGGAGCCGGGCACCACCGACCTGGCGTTCCGCTCGGACGACACGACCCCGTCCCCGGGCGCCTCGGTCACCGTCCGCTGGCGCGACGGGCACTGGTGA